Part of the Bacillus rossius redtenbacheri isolate Brsri chromosome 9 unlocalized genomic scaffold, Brsri_v3 Brsri_v3_scf9_2, whole genome shotgun sequence genome is shown below.
AAGCAATGCACGTGGCAGTGTGTGACGTGTGTCCTTGCAGAGCAGGTGACCAGCTCGGCCGACACCAGCGCCACAGTCACTGCTAACTCTTCCCAGGTGCACCACGCCGGTGTCGAGACACGCTCAGGCGCCCAGCCCCGCTACGGCAGCGCCTATCCACAACGAGCACTGAATCGTCTTGCATCTTTCCGAGCTGGAGTGAAAACTTCTCAAGAGgtaggaatgaaaaaaaaaaatgatgaatttTTTGTTTAACATTACCTTTCAAGTTGCATAGCCATTTGTCTGCACGCATATATCTTCGATTCTTGTAGGGTAAgcttattaagcaggcaatcagacTTGATATTCTTGTCATCCCTACCTTAGTAAAATTATGACTTGATTAAATGATGCCACAATTAAATGATTACGTTATGAATGGAGATTATAGGGTTCAAATAGCACCCAAGTTCTAGTCTGTTTAATccctaatattttattttataaacaagcTACACTTGGCTGTAAAATGTCTTTCCATAAAAAATGGTTTATTGATTATGCTCCTATTTACACCCGTCTCTTGAGGGTCTTGTCCGCACACAACTGTCGTCGAAAACAGTCTCTCGCACTACTCGCTAGCCTCCCTTCCAGCCGAACAGTCGCTCCTCACCTTTGAGGAGGTCCTATCCCACACTTGATCACTGGTCTGGCTGAACCGGAATACTTGTCCCAATTGGTCGGCTTTCGCGCTCGCATACCTAGCGGGAGTGGATAAAGAATGATCTCGTGGCATCTCAAGAGATATCTGGCGCCTGTAAGTTGCCAGGTAGTGCGTTCTAGGTCGCAGAAGCGGgcagatctctctctctctctctctctctctctctctctctctctctctctctctctctctctctctctctctctctctctctctctctctctctctctctctctctctctctctctcgagggGCAGGGGCGCGACAAACGGACGTCACGTGTGTAGCCCATGAGGTGGTGGCTGGCATGTCCCACTGTAGCAGGACTACAATATTTCAAAAACAGCCAGTGCTGCATGCCTGTGGCGCAAGTAAAAGAAACCTGATCTCTCTGTGAACATTTGTGGCGAAACACTTTTGGAACTTTCctgtcacaaaaatatttttaataatctttatataaaaagaaaaaaaaattaaaacatttttaatgtgtaaacatcttaattCTTGGTATACTGCAtacggtaggagtaatttcgtgaaaatggaacaaaGGCTGATGAACGGAAATGTTTCACAAAGATAgcggacccacatgtagcaacataCACCAGTATAGTCTCTTTTGtaaacattaatgaaaataccaaacatattggtgtgccaaatgaaactttatgattgggaaattaccctggaatatatttggttaactaAAATTGATAGTAAAAGGTAATCgagtttaaaatttcctgtggTTTCATGCTGCTCTATCTACATTTGATGGTGGCATGGTTCAGGCAGCAAATTCTAAGAGTAAGTGCAGAAAGTAAATGTGAGATAATCATCCAGAAAGTTTGGTATTTAAAATGGGAATATTATATATGTCGATTTAGcatgctctgcattattttaaagaatattatgtTAAGTTTTGTGTCTGTATTTtctattgtaagtttatttgcaatatgaacAACAAGAGAATACATGAAGTTGATTGTTATCAATGTTAGATGATTAGACACTAGTGTTGGATattgaaagacttgctcacattttaaaatttatatcaaaattttagaatgtattataaatgtttaatacattttaaaatttatatcaaaattttagaatgtattataaatgtttaattcttAGTTATGAGACAGCATgccttataaaatatatatgtatttaaaaacaatGGAAGACTCACTATAGCATTAAAATCAAAGATTTAATAGCGAGTAATATTTACGGAACATTGTTTCTTGGTATTAAAATTTGTCTGTGATGAAAAATTCAAATTCACACTGTCAAGAATGTATATACAAATGATGTTTTGTTCTTTTAATAGCTTTAACCACTACAAATAAAAGGACATTTTTGAAAATGTATCCAGCCTGCTATCCAGCcacaaattttaagtttgaaaatcaGTCATCAATTATGACTAAATACTAATATTAGAAAATGTTaagttaattattaataaaattcgaGACAAACTATAAAAAGCAAaaactgtcaaaatattttaGCATGGAAAATTTTCAAATAGTCATAGAAAAAAGAACaaatgaataaaatcaatttaaatgttataaaataaatgtaaagtgAAATGTAGAACACTGCTGAAACAAATTGGAATATCAGAAATATAAAACTCTGCATGCTGTATGCTTTCCAATGTATACTTTTGTTGATGGATGTATAGAATTTATGTAAATCATTGCCTTCTTGCTAATGCACATTATTGTGGAAACTAGATAATGTGAGATGAATTAACAtggaaaaaatttgtttcaggaggaggaggagaataaGCCTGATTAGCAGTTGGATTCCACAATTGGAGATGTTGAAACACCTGAACTgtgtaataaatgaataaaataacttTTCAAACAACctactgaattttttattatattaaaggcCATTTATTTTGATATGAAActatgaaacaaattttttaatgttggacTTAGAATTATTATTTTGACTGATTTTGGACCAGTTTTTGATGTTTATTGACCATTTTTTAATGGGTTTTACTGGATTTTCTTGTTATTGACCAAGCTGTTGGTTAACTACCATATATGGTAATGTATGTGCAATAATTGTTTACTCAATTTCAAATAGATGTTCTAAGGAAGTTTAGGTTTACTGTAAGGCTTTCTACCTGGACTTGGTGCCTATATTTTCAATTGGATTACATCTTTATCATCATGCAatagaaacaaataataaattaatataaaatgtattgatttatatttatacaaatatattaaatatagaattttgtaaataattttttgtgtatatatatatatatatacaaaattctAAAGAGTTGGTCAAAATGGACCAAAAAAAGTCGCTAAATTATTGCCCTAAGTCCAACACAAAAATTTTTCATTCCTCTGTTAAGAATAAAACTTAACTCTTTATTCAGCTGGTAAGAAAAGAAAACGAGTCTTCAGTtcaaaaccaattttattttcaaacattttgtacattatacatacaattaCAATCAGTGCTGTACaaaatacctacataaaaaatttttttacaaatttaacaaaTTGTACACTTCCACTCATTCATCTACAAAGTGTGTTTAACCCCACACAGTTTTAACACACATTCAACTCCAATGTGTGTTAAAACCGAGTGGTTTTCACAGTTTACATTATACCTTTGGCCTACTTAATAGGCACTATCAACAATCTCACATGATCAAAATGTTTAGAGCCAAAATCACAATTAGAAAATAAATCTTGGCCAGCCTTGCTCAACATTGGTGTTAAGGGGGTTAATATGTGAATTATCCAATAAATATTTGTCAGTTTCTATGGTCACCAAGAGTAATTTAGTTACAGCACTAACAATGCTAGAACTCATCTTGCATTTGCCACCATTTATGGCTAACAGAATTGGTTAAAATCTTTCAACAATTATATATGCCAAAGAAGACAGGCATGTAGTAACTATATCCATACAAAGTTACCTACTTTACAATAAGATCCAATTAAGTTAATCTACCACTGGCAAAATTGGCAGCAAGAGATTTGTGTTCAGCACACAAATTAAAAACCACCAGAAATCAGATTTAAATTGCAGTTCCTATTAGATTGTCCAGTTCTGCaactgttatttttattaaattatgtataaatttatacaaaaattttggCAATGGTGCAAATACATGGTGCCTTCAAATGTCAGATAATGCCAAAAGTTAGGCTTCCAGTCAGCTTACCACCAGCTAATCTTAGTTCCACCAGTTAGTTGACAATATTTTTCACTTCAAAGAAATCTATACAATCTGTAGCATTAAATTAAACTGTACATAGTCAATGTGGTATTCAGGTACGCAACAGCGATCAAACTTCTCCGCTTTCCTCACCACTTACATCGAACAAAGAACTGTAGACGTGCTCGACAACTTCTAAAGATCCAAGACACTTGGTATCACTCTTGCAATTCATGGGGCCACTTGGTGCAATCTGCGTGGTTCACGACAATGAATCCCATAGCCGACCTCGCCAAAATAAACCTGAAAACACCAGTTGTTTGATGTGAAGATGCAATAAAACCAAACTTACAGCTAGCAATTTTAAAGGATGCACCTATGTAAAAtgtaactgtaaaaatattttggcattaaaaAAAGCAGATTTTATGACCAATCTTGCAGTCTTTAGTTTTTGAATTAAGTTACAAAATTGTTTTCCAATATTTGAATGTTAAtttgtgtttgttatttttaacTTCAGCAAGAGCTGGGGCagaactaataaataatttttttaatttcatctctCACagcttaaaatgttttagtaaaagGAAACCTTCACTCCTGCCAAATTTCAGCTGATTTTAACAATCTTTAAAGGTCCCTCAAAAGTCTTGAAAGGTATGGATATAATACGCAAATACTAAAACTGTACATCTGTCATGTATGCTGCTTTGCATGATGTAAGTACAGTACACAATTGCATTATAAAACACAAATTtgacagggttttttttttttttttttacaatttaagaaGCTCTAGGAAGGTcagaattttgaactttttttccatGCTTAACAACCTGCAATATGTATTGCCTTTGCACTTATTCATCCTTTGTTACATTGAATTGCTTATTTGTACAGTCattgacaaaaattttatttttggtgtcacaaaatactttaaatatttgaatagCAGGTCCACTTTATAACCCAAGGCtggttaaaattaataattttctgcGTTAGGTTGATAACcaacattttgaagaaaaaagaaAGTGATTCAAGTTAAGGTTTAAACAGATTTAAACATTACAttcataatgaaataaatatgggACTATCAATAGTTACCATTCTGCAGTTTAGAGCTCGACGTAGGCTGTGCCTCCTTTCCACAGCAGCCACCAGCAGTCACCAGCAGTCCTACACACATTATTCACAATATTAAACAAACACTGGAAATAATGACTAACAAGAATTATTTTGCTTGTATAATAGTGAACAAGTGTTTAAATTAATGAGAGTGTGCAAGCAACTCACTCCATgtagattaaaaataattgaaccaTCTTTAAAGGAAATTGCCTCAATGACGTAAAGTTTTTCTGTGGCTCACAACAAAAGTCGTAACTATTTAAACTTTAACTTGAATTCTAAttagcattaattaatttctgtCTCTGGGAAATGTTCGACTTGTCAAGCCTAAAGGGCAATTATTCAAAATGTTTAGTCTTAATTACTCCGAGCTACTATTGGTACTCACCTATTTTCTTCATGTCACTCGCTCTCCAGCCGTCGAAATGACACCAGTCTGAAACTCACTATGGCACAGACATCTCCCCATTGCTCACTCTAACACTGCATTACTTGTGCATTGAGTCAGCAGCAGACCAGCAATCCTAGCAAAGCTACAATGTCTCCTGCTGGCCGGTGGTTGCTCTGCACCCAGCGAGTCTCTTACTCGCTCGGTGGTACGTCGGCCGCGGCGAGACGTCCTACTCGCTCGGTGGTACGTCGGCCGCGGCGAGACGTCCTACTCGCTCGGTGGTACGTCGGCCGCGGCGAGACGTCCTACTCGCTCGGTGGTACGTCGGCCGCGGCGAGACGTCCTACTCGCTCGGTGGTACGTCGGCCGCGGCGAGACGTCCTACTCGCTCGGTGGTACGTCGGCCCCGGCGAGACGTCCTACTCGCTCGGTGGTACGTCGGCCCCGGCGAGACGTCCTACTCGCTCGGTGGTACGTCGGCCGCGGCGAGACGTCCTACTCGCTCGGTGGTACGTCGGCCGCGGCGAGACGTCCTATTCGCTCGGTGGTACGTCGGCCGCGGCGAGACGTCCTACTCGCTCGGTGGTACGTCGGCCGCGGCGAGACGTCCTACTCGCTCGGTGGTACGTCGGCCGCGGCGAGACGTCCTACTCGCTCGGTGGTACGTCGGCCGCGGCGAGACGTCCTACTCGCTCGGTGGTACGTCGGCCCCGGCGAGACGTCCTACTCGCTCGGTTGTACGTCGGCCCCGGCGAGACGTCCTACTCGCTCGGTTGTACGTCGGCCCCGGCGAGACGTCCTACTCGCTCGGTGGTACGTCGGCCGCGGCGAGACGTCCTACTCGCTCGGTGGTACGTCGGCCGCGGCGAGACGTCCTACTCGCTCGGTGGTACGTCGGCCCCGGCGAGACGTCCTACTCGCTCGGTGGTACGTCGGCCCCGGCGAGACGTCCTACTCGCTCGGTGGTACGTCGGCCCCGGCGAGACGTCCTACTCGCTCGGTGGTACGTCGGCCGCGGCGAGACGTCCTACTCGCTCGGTGGTACGTCGGCCGCGGCGAGACGTCCTACTCGCTCGGTGGTACGTCGGCCCCGGCGAGACGTCCTACTCGCTCGGTGGTACGTCGGCCCCGGCGAGACGTCCTACTCGCTCGGTGGTACGTCGGCCCCGGCGAGACGTCCTACTCGCTCGGTGGTACGTCGGCCGCGGCGAGACGTCCTACTCGCTCGGTGGTACGTCGGCCCCGGCGAGACGTCCTACTCGCTCGGTGGTACGTCGGCCGCGGCGAGACGTCCTACTCGCTCGGTGGTACGTCGGCCGCGGCGAGACGTCCTACTCGCTCGGTGGTACTTCGGCCCCGGCGAGACGTCCTACTCGCTCGGTGGTACTTCGGCCCCGGCGAGACGTCCTACTCGCTCGGTGGTACTTCGGCCCCGGCGAGACGTCCTACTCGCTCGGATGTACTTCGGCCCCGGCGAGACGTCCTACTCGCTCGGTGGTACTTCGGCCCCGGCGAGACGTCCTACTCGCTCGGTTGTACGTCGGCCCCGGCGAGACGTCCTACTCGCTCGGTGGTACTTCGGCCCCGGCGAGACGTCCTACTCGCTCGGTTGTACGTCGGCCCCGGCGAGACGTCCTACTCGCTCGGTGGTACTTCGGCCCCGGCGAGACGTCCTACTCGCTCGGTGGTACTTCGGCCCCGGCGAGACGTCCTACTCGCTCGGTGGTACTTCGGCCCCGGCGAGACGTCCTACTCGCTCGGTGGTACTTCGGCCCCGGCGAGACGTCCTACTCGCTCGGTGGTACTTCGGCCCCGGCGAGACGTCCTACTCGCTCGGTTGTACGTCGGCCCCGGCGAGACGTCCTACTCGCTCGGTGGTACTTCGGCCCCGGCGAGACGTCCTACTCGCTCGGTGGTACGTCGGCCGCGGCGAGACGTCCTACTCGCTCGGTTGTACGTCGGCCCCGGCGAGACGTCCTACTCGCTCGGTGGTACTTCGGCCCCGGCGAGACGTCCTACTCGCTCGGTGGTACTTCGGCCCCGGCGAGACGTCCTACTCGCTCGGTGGTACGTCGGCCGCGGCGGGACGTCCTACTCGCTCGGTGGTACGTCGGCCCCGGCAAGTATCCTACTCACTCAGTAGTTCATTGGCAGCCAGTGAGTACCCTATTCATTCAGTGGTCTTGCCCAGCAAGTAGCAATTCTAATCAGCACTCAGTTTGGCAGAGCTTCCACTCTGTCAAACTTTGTCGCTGACGACGTCCTGGTAGCTCAGACCACTCGTGGGACTGGTGTTGGGTCTTCCCGGTCACTGCCAATTGGTCAGGTTTATATACCCGTTAGCTGCGATGACGTGTGCCTGCTTCTTGTCGCTGCACCCCCAACTTACCGCTGATACCTGGGAAGACTTACGCTGCGTGGCACTTACACTAGACAAGCAAACTGCACTCTTCACGTAAACTAATCTACATATTGGGGTAACCACAGCACAGGGATAGGGATAAAACATTACAGCCGTACACACTAACATTGGATATAAACAAATTTGTATATTCGTGATTCTTGATCATCTTTATGAAATGTTTCATCCGCTAACTTGGCTTTCGTCCTCCCAGTAGTGCGAGGTCCATTCGGCAACTTTTTGAATTTGTCACAAGCTCCTGTTCTAACAATTGTTCCTTACAATTCCGATTGCATAAATACACCATATGGCTTCACATTGTATTCTTCATAACTTCCTATCACAGTTGAAATatggtttacttttttttaattttcaaacatggTTTGAATAACTAACTATTTTGtgcagaaaattaattttgacaCAAATTGATTAATTACTCACAAAGTAAACATGTCTGCAACTTGCACCCTGTGCCATGCAAATAGCATACTCCTGTGTGTTTGACCACACCATAGTCAGTCCTCAAATATTCATGCGAACACCCAGTGATTTAAATTTCCAGTTATACCCACAAGGGAATATGCATCTTACAACATGCATGTTGGCCCGCTACGGGCAAAGTGTTTTAATGAACCTTTTTAATTTTCCTTGCGCCAAGGGCCTTCATTAAATCACAAGTCAAATCAACAactaataatatatgtaattcaCTTTCTACAGAAAAAGCTTTTTAGTCATGTTTTTGAATTAGTTcttacattattttgaaaatcTAATATGGGTCTTCAGCCATTTAATCACGGAAACCTCTTTTTTTTAAGGAATGTATAtacattttaacataaaaaacttttttacttATGTAATTTTGGCATAAGTCCCCGGCCTCATATCAGCCTCCAATGGCAGCCATAGGAAAACATCAACTTTCATACGAGTCGTCTTCATTCCTGTAATTATAGTCATTCTCCAAATTAACTTCTTTCCTCATGCATTCCTAGGCTTATTTTACAGTGTACTGCCAATCTCCTCAGTTTAAACATAACTCTGCCAAGCTGACACGCCATGGAGTCTCAATTTACAGTACTGGCTGACTCCAGAACGGACAAGTTTAAGTTAATACATCCATGCAATTGTTTGCCGGAATCAGCAATGTCTTTTGCGATTATTAATGCCCAACCCCACCAAACTAAGAAACCATTAACAAAGAGACTGCAGCTAGCACACACGTGTATAAACATACCTAGCAATTACGTAGTGTGCGTCTAATGTATCACATGTGATGTCTATGTAAAGTGCGCTCTTGCAATAAAATGTCAGCATGCTCATATCATATAGGAATCAGTTGTCTCCACAGATTACCGAGCGTAGCAGTGTCATAGTTAATTTCTTTTATGTATATTCAGCCACGGACCTAGTGGACCATGCTGGAGCAGATAAGACCCAAGACAACAAATCAGTGGTTAGGACACCTTGGGCTAGCCTCCGAAACCACAATAtgtgtattttgttttttgaACACAAAGTGTTTCATCATAAATaaatacagcaagtaagctgctactgtatgGTGGTAGAATGCGACTATTGATTTGTACACTGTCGCAACTGTCACTTTCACTTCGTTTAGTGGTCATCACGAATGATTATGTGTTTTTTGGTTCAGTCAATGGTCGaagacatttaattattttttctcacaGCTAAAATGCAAGTCAAAATGAATGCAAAGAATagtttgtt
Proteins encoded:
- the LOC134543328 gene encoding uncharacterized protein LOC134543328 isoform X3; this translates as MCVVARIVLGFSWLRLVCRARDVFKRPGGSYSIRRKRRLWRRSREVLVGVHHAGVETRSGAQPRYGSAYPQRALNRLASFRAGVKTSQEEEEENKPD
- the LOC134543328 gene encoding uncharacterized protein LOC134543328 isoform X4; amino-acid sequence: MCVVARIVLGFSWLRLVCRARDVFKRPGGSYSIRRKRRLWRRSREVHHAGVETRSGAQPRYGSAYPQRALNRLASFRAGVKTSQEEEEENKPD
- the LOC134543328 gene encoding uncharacterized protein LOC134543328 isoform X2 → MCVVARIVLGFSWLRLVCRARDVFKRPGGSYSIRRKRRLWRRSREVLVGVTSSADTSATVTANSSQVHHAGVETRSGAQPRYGSAYPQRALNRLASFRAGVKTSQEEEEENKPD